The genomic interval CGTGTTGCTGGAGGAACCCCAGGCAGCGGTCTATCACTGGTTGGCCGCACAAGGAAACCAGTGGCGCCAAACGCTGAAGCCCGATGACGTGATGTTGGTCGTCGATGTCGGTGGCGGGACGACGGACTTGACGTTGGTCTCGGTGTCTCAAACCGACGGCGAACTCAACCTCCAGCGGCTCGCCGTTGGCAATCACCTATTGCTCGGCGGCGACAACATGGACCTTGCCCTTGCGCACTTCGCCAGCACGCGTTTTGCAGAACAAGGACACGACTTGGATCCCTGGCAAGGCGTTTCGCTGTGGCATGCATGCCGCGACGCCAAAGAATCTTTGCTGTCCAGCGACGGTGCCGACGAGCAAACGATTTCGGTGCTCGGGCGTGGCAGTTCGCTGATCGGCGGTACCGTTTCGACGAAGTTGACTCAGGCGGAAACGCGTCAGTTGGTTGTCGAAGGATTCTTTCCGCACTGTGATGCTTCGACGCGTCCAGAAAACAATAGCACCTCCGGATTTCAAGACATCGGACTGCCGTATGAATCGGACCCGGCGATCACGAAACACGTCGCAGCGTTCTTGTCCAATCAATCCGTCGGTGATTCTGAGCATCCCGTTCGGCCGACGCACTTGTTGTTCAACGGGGGTGTATTCCAAAGCGAAACGCTGCGCAACCGCATGGCCGAAACGATCCAAAGCTGGTGCGAGGCACCGCCGACGGTCCTCGGCGGCCCCGAAGACTTGGACACCGCGGTCGCCGTCGGGGCTGCGTTCTACGGATGGAGCAAATCAAACGGCGGAATTCGCATCCGTGGCGGAACGGCTCGGTCGTACTACGTCGGCATCGAGACGGCCGGGCTAGCCATCCCCGGCGCACCACGTCCCTTGCGTGCCGTATGCGTTGCCCCACGCGGAATGGAAGAAGGAACCGAAGCCGAAGTCCCAGGCAATCAAGTCGGCGTGGTCGTTGGCAAGCCCGCGAAGTTCCGTTTCTTTGCTTCGTCGGTCCGCGCAGACGACGTCGGCACTCAATTGTCTCGCTGGACCGCTGATGAATTGGTCGAGATCGAGCCGATCACGATCGAATTGTCCACGGAGTCAGCCGACGGAGAGTCGTTCGTGCCGGTTCAGTTCCACAGTCGCATCACCGAGTTGGGCATGTTCGAGCTTTGGTGCCACAGCACACGCAACGACGAAAAGTGGAAAATGGAGTTCAACGCCCGCGAGTCCTGACGTCGCGGGCGGAGTATCAAACCACGTAGCCGAGCCTCTCGGGACGTGTGATCTATATGTTAGCTCCGGTAGCTGCGAAGCAGCGACAGCATACAGCCTGGGGCGCGAGCCCCAGGTGAATACCCGACGCCGCCAACAAGCCGCGGAGCGGCGACAGATTGCATCCGGACCACCGCGTGCTGTGGGCTACACCAAACGTTCTATGCTGTCGCTGCTCCGCAGCTATCGCAGCTAACCCGGGGTGCGCTGGTTTCGCCGCGACCCCGGGCTATGTTGTTAAACCACTTCGTGGTCGGTTTGGAGAATAAGCGTGCTGTCTCGTTGCCAAAATCACGCGGAGCGATGATTGCTACGTGGATTTCGCGACACTTATTTTCCGCGTCACACTTCGCGTGACTTGCGGCTCATCAACGCGTTGGCTTGCTCGTCGTCGATGAACTGTTCGGACTTTGGATCCCACTTCAGCTCACGACCAAGCATCAGAGCGATGTTGCACAAGTGGCAGGACGTCATCGTGCGATGGTGCGACCAAACGTCGGAGATCGGTTTGCTGCGATCCTCGATGCAATCAAAGAAATTCTTCATGTGGTTGCCGGGCTTCTTACCTTTGCACAATTCGACGATTCGCTCCTCAATCTCCTTGCGGAAATCCTCGGCACTCTCGCCTTTCATTTCATCAATCAGCTTGCCTTCCAGCTTGCCGCGATTGACAAAGATCCGTCCCTCTTCTCCTTCGAACAAAATCCCATTGGGGAAATCAATATTCGTGCCTTCGCGTTTGTAGTGATGATTGACGTTCATCACCGACCCGTTGTCGAATGTCAAGTCGATACTGAACTCGGTCGCTGTGTTGAATCCGTTGGGTAGTTTGGCTTCGCCATTCAAAAAAGCGTTCCAGTTGAAATCGCTCGGCACGATCTTGGGAAACTTGCCTGTCCCTGCGACCTTGACCGGTCCGGTCTCGCCGGGTGAAAGAGCCCACTGGGCGATGTCGATGTGGTGAGCTCCCCAATCGGTCATCTTGCCGCCGGAGTACTCAAAGTACCAGCGGAATTCTCGACGACGCTCTTTGCAATAGTCTGCTTCGGGTGCAGGACCGACCCAAAGATTCCAATCCAGGTCCTGCGGAGCTTCGGTGTACTCAAAGGGTCCGCTTCCCGGGGCACCGCCGATCGCGACGTATGCATTCACGTTCTTTCCCAGTCGACCGCTTTGCACGATTGCGATGGCGGTCAAGAACTTGTCCGCAGTGCTTCGTTGCTGAGTCCCGACTTGGAATACACGTCCGGTTTCCTCGACGACCTTTCGAATCTGTTTGCCTTCGTCGATCGTCAGTGTCAGCGGTTTTTCACAGTAGACGTCCGCGCCTGCTTTCAAGCATGCGATCGCGATCGGAACGTGCCAGTGATCAGGCGTCCCGATCGTTACCACGTCGGGTTTCTCCTTTTCCAGCATCTCACGATAATCGCGATACGTGTTCAGCTTGCCGCCAAAATCCTTGTTGAACGCAGCCGTGTGAACGTCATCGACATCACAGACGGCAACCATGTTCGCATGGCGAGCAGCATCTCTGGCGATCTGGCCACCTCGGTTGTAGCGGCCACGAGGACCACCAACGCCGATCGCTGCGAGACGAAGTTTTTTTGAGTCGTCCGCGCCGACAGTGGTTTGGGAAATGGCGGCGACCGAACCGGCGACAGCGGTGGTCTTGAGGAAGTTACGACGTGACGGTTTCATGGATGACTCCAAACAAAACAAGGAAACGGTGGGGAAGTCGACAGGGGGGATTCGCCCGGCGTCCCGATCCACAGAACTCGGATGGAGTTCATCACGGCCGGCTGAGCGAAGACACTAGTGCTGCGATTTTTAATTGACTTGGTTGGCAACGATACAAATACCAGCACGAAGCGCAAGCGAGTGAACAAAACGCCGTGAATCACTCGCTTGCGCTTCGTGCTGGTATCAATGCTCAACTCGCGATCTTGGCACTAGTCTAACCGACTGGGAAACGGCGATTGTGCGTCGGCGTCCCGTTTTCTCCCTTCGCTTGTGCATTTCCGAGCGACCACCTGATGATCGTGATAGCGAGTACGATAGGAGCCGTTTCGCTCCGTCCCCAATCACTCCTTCAGCAAGCCCCCGCCATGCCGCTTGATCCCCGACTGCAGAAGCTATTTTTTCTAGGTGATCTGGTGGTGTACCAATACCCAGGATCAGCAAAAAAATGGGTTCGTCTGGGTGATGCATTCGGGCAGACAATGCTCGTGCTCCACAATGAGTCGTCCGCAACACGAAACCCAGCGAGCAAACAAGTCAATCCTCGGAAAGGAAACCGGCCATGAATCGGTTTGTTTCAGTCACCTGTATTGTGATCGTGATGTCCGCCGCCGGTAGTGTCCATTGTCCGTCGGCAAATGCGCAGTCGCTGACTCAGACTCTCAAGTCCGAATCGCTCGACACGCTGACTCGGGAGGCGCGAGAAAAAGGAAACGCGATTCGTGGTGCGATCCTATTCACTCAGCAAAACCTTGCATGTACGAAATGCCACGGACCGGGGGTTGACGGAAAACGCTTTGCACCCGATCTGACGGTCATGCCAGACGACGTGACGGACGCCCATCTGGTTGAATCTTTATTGTTACCCTCCAAAACAATCCGAAAGGGCTATGAGTCGATCACGGTGTTGACCAATGCGGGCAAAGTGGTCACGGGCAGATTGATGGAGCAAGACGCAGACAGCGTGACCTTGCAAGTGCCATCGTTCGAGTTGCCGCGGATCACGATCAACCGAGACGACATCGATACGATTTCACCCAATATCATCTCGCCGATGCCCGACAACTTGATGGATCAGGTCAAGGATCGTTCGCAGTTCCTGGACCTGGTTCGATATCTGATGGAGCTGAATGAAACGAAACGAAAAGACGTGGCTGTTGCGAAATCCGCATCCCATCAGTCGATTCGCCCAGAGCTTTTCGGCGAAGTCCTAATCAAAGAGTTCAACTGCGCCGCGTGTCATTCAGATGATGCCGCTCAGAGTCAGTTGACGGCCAAGTCGGCTCCTTTGCTTTCGTGGTC from Stieleria varia carries:
- a CDS encoding Hsp70 family protein; its protein translation is MAARFSVGIDLGTTNSVVAYCELGVDEIRTQPSADDPAAGIQLLRIPQVIQPGQIESRDSLPSFLYLPRAGEVDALRMPGGADPTSGVAGVFARSQAAENPQRVVVAAKSWLCHGSIGRTDAVLPWQSEPEVPKVSAYDCTQRFLSHLVAAWDTQHPDAPLRDQQVVLTVPASFAPAARELTRQAAVSAGLPESFVLLEEPQAAVYHWLAAQGNQWRQTLKPDDVMLVVDVGGGTTDLTLVSVSQTDGELNLQRLAVGNHLLLGGDNMDLALAHFASTRFAEQGHDLDPWQGVSLWHACRDAKESLLSSDGADEQTISVLGRGSSLIGGTVSTKLTQAETRQLVVEGFFPHCDASTRPENNSTSGFQDIGLPYESDPAITKHVAAFLSNQSVGDSEHPVRPTHLLFNGGVFQSETLRNRMAETIQSWCEAPPTVLGGPEDLDTAVAVGAAFYGWSKSNGGIRIRGGTARSYYVGIETAGLAIPGAPRPLRAVCVAPRGMEEGTEAEVPGNQVGVVVGKPAKFRFFASSVRADDVGTQLSRWTADELVEIEPITIELSTESADGESFVPVQFHSRITELGMFELWCHSTRNDEKWKMEFNARES
- a CDS encoding Gfo/Idh/MocA family oxidoreductase encodes the protein MKPSRRNFLKTTAVAGSVAAISQTTVGADDSKKLRLAAIGVGGPRGRYNRGGQIARDAARHANMVAVCDVDDVHTAAFNKDFGGKLNTYRDYREMLEKEKPDVVTIGTPDHWHVPIAIACLKAGADVYCEKPLTLTIDEGKQIRKVVEETGRVFQVGTQQRSTADKFLTAIAIVQSGRLGKNVNAYVAIGGAPGSGPFEYTEAPQDLDWNLWVGPAPEADYCKERRREFRWYFEYSGGKMTDWGAHHIDIAQWALSPGETGPVKVAGTGKFPKIVPSDFNWNAFLNGEAKLPNGFNTATEFSIDLTFDNGSVMNVNHHYKREGTNIDFPNGILFEGEEGRIFVNRGKLEGKLIDEMKGESAEDFRKEIEERIVELCKGKKPGNHMKNFFDCIEDRSKPISDVWSHHRTMTSCHLCNIALMLGRELKWDPKSEQFIDDEQANALMSRKSREV